From Deltaproteobacteria bacterium, one genomic window encodes:
- the queG gene encoding tRNA epoxyqueuosine(34) reductase QueG — protein METSPNITEQIFSKAQDLGFLRIAITAAQDLPEGDDALQNWIQSGYHGDMDFMAKHGRRDDPQKVLSGAKSLLVVALPYAGGQDLVNLTPSRPQGFIARYARGRDYHEVMREKLMALGEACSEIIGRPVVSRPCIDTAPLLERGYASQAGLGFVAKNTMLLIPGFGTYFLLGELLLDVELPPTEPIKPKCGSCRSCLDACPTGAFVSERVLDARKCVSYFTIEYSGAIPQEYRRPIGNMVFGCDICQEVCPYNLSKKIKPVAPEFIARDELQNPDLIDLLEITSSGHRRFVKGTALRRAPRHQLMRNAAIALGNSGRAEAIEPLAQALTGNRYPIVRGHVAWALGELGTEVSLNHLQSALVNEDDDSVCDEIRSAIANIESVNDAD, from the coding sequence ATGGAAACCTCACCAAATATCACTGAGCAAATATTCTCCAAGGCTCAAGACTTGGGTTTTCTCCGCATTGCTATCACTGCAGCTCAAGACCTCCCCGAAGGCGACGACGCTCTGCAGAATTGGATCCAAAGCGGTTATCACGGAGATATGGACTTTATGGCCAAACACGGCCGGCGAGATGACCCGCAGAAGGTTCTTAGCGGTGCCAAAAGTCTCTTGGTCGTGGCCCTGCCCTATGCCGGTGGTCAAGATTTGGTAAACCTTACCCCCTCTCGTCCCCAAGGTTTCATCGCCCGTTACGCCCGCGGCCGAGATTATCACGAAGTCATGCGCGAGAAGCTTATGGCTCTTGGTGAAGCATGCTCAGAAATCATCGGGCGACCTGTTGTTTCACGGCCTTGCATTGATACCGCCCCCCTTCTCGAACGCGGTTACGCCTCGCAAGCAGGTCTTGGTTTCGTAGCCAAAAATACGATGCTTCTGATTCCAGGATTTGGCACTTATTTTCTACTCGGAGAGCTTCTACTTGATGTGGAGCTACCCCCCACAGAACCCATCAAACCGAAGTGTGGATCCTGCCGCTCATGTTTAGATGCCTGCCCAACCGGCGCATTTGTTTCGGAGCGAGTACTCGATGCTCGCAAGTGTGTTTCGTATTTCACCATCGAATACAGCGGGGCCATTCCACAAGAGTACCGCCGCCCCATCGGCAATATGGTTTTTGGCTGTGATATTTGCCAAGAGGTTTGCCCCTACAACCTATCGAAGAAGATCAAACCGGTTGCCCCAGAGTTTATTGCGCGCGATGAACTCCAAAACCCTGACCTTATTGATCTACTTGAAATTACCTCCAGTGGACACCGCAGGTTTGTTAAAGGAACCGCTCTTCGGCGCGCTCCCCGACATCAGCTCATGCGTAACGCGGCCATAGCACTCGGTAATTCAGGAAGAGCTGAGGCTATTGAACCTCTGGCACAAGCACTTACCGGCAATCGCTACCCTATCGTTCGCGGACACGTCGCGTGGGCGCTTGGCGAGCTTGGAACCGAAGTCTCACTCAACCATCTTCAAAGTGCTTTGGTAAACGAAGATGATGATTCCGTCTGCGATGAAATCCGCAGCGCCATCGCGAATATTGAGAGCGTAAACGATGCAGACTGA